From the genome of Hymenobacter sp. PAMC 26628, one region includes:
- a CDS encoding urease accessory protein UreF: MAQFVRLLHLVDSALPTGSFAYSYGLESSLTFGLIDTPFKLRNYLYAYLQQVASLEIPFINSCFILPEGTAEMREMAADYDALLLVPTLHRASIVQGKNWLKLLATFYPKAKLAELINWFGAQEIPLHFTLSFTLTLRRAGFAKADLQAVFLHMALRDQLSAAVRLGFLGPMEGHRLQHDFYAVFEHLLAAHAEHDYTQATRSTFMLDTVQVLHEDIYSRLFQN, translated from the coding sequence TTGGCTCAATTTGTTCGCCTGCTGCACCTCGTCGATTCGGCCTTGCCCACCGGCTCGTTCGCCTATTCCTACGGGCTGGAAAGCAGCCTCACGTTTGGGTTAATTGACACACCATTCAAGCTCCGCAACTACCTCTACGCCTACTTGCAGCAAGTCGCCAGCCTGGAAATCCCCTTTATTAATTCCTGCTTCATCCTGCCCGAAGGCACCGCCGAAATGCGCGAAATGGCTGCCGACTACGACGCCCTGCTGCTGGTACCCACGCTGCACCGCGCCAGCATCGTACAAGGTAAGAACTGGCTGAAACTATTAGCCACGTTTTACCCCAAAGCCAAATTAGCAGAATTAATTAATTGGTTTGGGGCCCAGGAAATCCCCTTGCACTTCACCCTCAGCTTCACTCTCACGCTACGCCGGGCGGGATTCGCCAAAGCTGATTTACAAGCCGTATTCCTGCACATGGCCCTGCGCGACCAGCTCAGCGCGGCCGTGCGCCTGGGCTTTTTGGGCCCCATGGAAGGCCACCGGCTGCAACACGATTTCTACGCCGTATTCGAGCATCTATTAGCCGCCCACGCTGAGCACGATTACACCCAGGCCACCCGCTCCACTTTTATGCTTGACACTGTACAAGTATTGCACGAGGATATTTATTCCCGACTGTTTCAGAATTAA
- a CDS encoding urease subunit beta: MHLAPKDLDKLVLHQAGFVAQKRYARGLRLNYPEAVALIATQLLEFIRDGERVAVLMDKGKQLLGLADVLPGVADLVGEVQVEGTFPDGTKLVTVHHPICRDHGDPALALYGSGLARTPRAGAPDTTINAQPGEYLLADGDIILNENRPTVALEVINMGDRPVQVGSHYPFFETNAALHFDRAAAYGFRLHIPAGTAVRFEPGERKRVTLVALAGERIVYGGNGWIDGRLDEEGKKETALEKL; encoded by the coding sequence ATGCACCTCGCCCCCAAAGACCTCGACAAGCTGGTGCTGCACCAGGCGGGCTTCGTGGCCCAGAAGCGCTACGCCCGCGGCCTGCGCCTGAACTACCCCGAGGCCGTAGCCCTCATCGCCACCCAGCTGCTCGAGTTCATCCGCGACGGCGAGCGGGTGGCCGTGCTCATGGACAAAGGCAAGCAGCTGCTGGGCCTCGCCGACGTGCTGCCCGGCGTGGCCGACCTCGTGGGCGAAGTGCAGGTGGAAGGCACCTTTCCCGACGGCACCAAGCTCGTGACCGTGCACCACCCCATCTGCCGCGACCACGGCGACCCCGCCCTGGCCCTCTACGGCTCGGGCCTCGCACGCACGCCCCGGGCGGGAGCCCCCGACACCACCATCAACGCCCAGCCCGGCGAATACCTGCTGGCCGACGGCGACATCATCCTCAACGAAAACCGCCCCACGGTGGCCCTCGAAGTGATAAACATGGGCGACCGGCCGGTGCAAGTCGGCTCGCACTACCCCTTCTTCGAAACCAACGCCGCCCTGCACTTCGACCGCGCCGCCGCCTACGGCTTCCGCCTCCACATCCCAGCCGGCACGGCCGTCCGCTTCGAGCCCGGCGAACGCAAGCGCGTCACGCTAGTAGCCCTCGCCGGCGAGCGAATCGTGTACGGCGGCAACGGGTGGATTGACGGGCGGTTGGACGAGGAGGGAAAGAAGGAAACGGCCCTGGAGAAACTTTAG
- a CDS encoding CusA/CzcA family heavy metal efflux RND transporter, whose translation MLEKIIAASVRNKLLVALMVLALIAWGGFSAANLPLDAIPDVTNNQVQVITQSDALAAQEVEQLITVPLELQLRTVPGVTEIRSISRFGLSVITVVFPDDMTTYQTRQLVAEKLKSAEADLAAGAGKPTMAPITTGLGEIYQYSIRVLPGYEKQFPLDKLRDVQDWIVRRQLAGTTGVVDVSSFGGYLRQYEVAVDPARLASNDVTVAELYAALQDNNANTGGAYIERGPNAYFIRGEGRANSLDDVGATVIKQAAAGAPLLVRDVATLRMGHAVRYGAMTRNGQGETVGGVVLMLKGASSEQTIKNVKVKVAEIQKTLPKGLVITPFLDRTKLIDKAIATVEHNLVEGGVIVLVVLLLLLGNWRAGVLVATMIPLCMLFALGMMSLFGVSANLMSLGALDFGLIVDGAVIVVEAVIFHLVHQREQAAHETMDDMTEAAATRLMSSALFGQLIILIVYFPILSLTGIEGKMFRPMALTVSFAILGAMILCLTYVPAVTAWALKKDIKEEGTVAYRIMKFLHRGYDPIIRWALGARVVVVGAAVALLVGAGFIFSRMGGEFIPQLDEGDIALNVTLAPGSSLSQTVATNTRVQQILKAKFPEIEQIVGKSGTSEIPTDPMSLEDSDEMVILKDHSLWTSASTREELANKMQAALAGIPGVSMEFQQPIQMRFNELISGVKSDVSIKIYGDDLGVLYDKANEAAGLIRPLAGVGDLKVEQIAALPQMRVTYNRQKLAQYGVKVSDLNTILRASFAGDVAGQVYEGERRYDLVMRLDSTHRQGLANLQDLYVDTPGGQKIPLDELATVAFRNAPIQISRDDARRRINIGINVRGRDVQSLVQEIQGKLGQGLKLPPGYTITYGGQFENLNHAIERLKIAVPVSLLLIFLLLYLSFRSIKQALLIFTGVPLATIGGIVALWLRGMPFSISAGVGFIALFGVAVLNGIVLLASLNELAAEGVASVRDRILRATEERFRPVILTASVASLGFLPMALSTSAGAEVQKPLATVVIGGLISATLLTLVVLPVLYGLFTKDGEPNPRDAAKAAEDAKHAAEKGEEPSQGPGAPAPDGQGPTHSPAPAKKPAVAVATALLLALLGALSHPAQAQNTLGSTAGQPLNLSGALQAAGVQNQSLQTAGLQTQQQRALVRTGLEAPRTIVDFQLGQISGPLRDHTFNVIQQAAFPGVYLAQRKLLQGQSVTAEQQARLSQRALVQSIRSNYYGLLVSYRRVALLRRQDSLYRRAAHAALIRYKVGETNRLEQVAAEARARELENRLLTALSDLEVQRAQLGQLLGSPAPAAIDTTDALVAPLTATDTAALSPESNPTLGLLRQQIAVSQLQTRVDQLRRLPDVRAGYFQQTLRPEYQALSVVQLGLAIPLLGGAGRARVAAARLGEQVATGQLSYATSQLGTQLRTLRLQLRRARASLDYYERTALPQARLILDTAEKSFRAGDIDYVAYVVNTDPAWQIQTNYLDQAQRYNDLVVSVQALTGTDIPTAK comes from the coding sequence ATGCTTGAAAAAATTATTGCTGCCAGCGTCCGCAACAAGCTGCTGGTGGCGCTCATGGTGCTGGCCCTCATTGCCTGGGGCGGTTTCTCGGCGGCCAACCTGCCGCTCGACGCCATTCCCGACGTCACCAACAACCAGGTGCAGGTCATCACCCAGAGCGACGCGCTGGCCGCCCAGGAGGTCGAGCAGCTCATCACGGTGCCGCTGGAACTGCAGCTGCGCACCGTGCCGGGCGTGACGGAAATCCGCTCCATCTCGCGCTTCGGGCTGTCGGTGATTACCGTCGTATTTCCCGACGACATGACCACCTACCAGACCCGGCAGCTGGTGGCCGAGAAGCTGAAATCGGCCGAAGCCGACCTGGCCGCCGGGGCCGGCAAGCCCACCATGGCGCCCATCACCACGGGCCTGGGCGAAATTTACCAGTACAGCATCCGGGTGCTGCCGGGCTACGAAAAGCAATTCCCGCTGGATAAGCTGCGCGACGTGCAGGACTGGATTGTGCGCCGCCAGCTGGCCGGGACCACCGGCGTGGTGGACGTGAGCAGCTTCGGCGGCTACCTGCGCCAGTACGAGGTGGCCGTGGACCCCGCCCGCCTGGCCTCCAACGACGTGACGGTGGCCGAGCTGTACGCGGCCTTGCAGGACAACAACGCCAACACCGGCGGCGCCTACATCGAGCGGGGCCCCAACGCCTACTTCATCCGGGGCGAGGGCCGGGCCAACTCGCTCGACGACGTGGGCGCCACCGTCATCAAGCAGGCTGCCGCCGGGGCCCCACTGCTGGTGCGCGACGTGGCCACCCTGCGCATGGGCCACGCCGTGCGCTACGGCGCCATGACGCGCAACGGCCAGGGCGAAACCGTAGGCGGCGTGGTGCTGATGCTAAAGGGCGCCAGCTCGGAGCAGACCATCAAGAACGTGAAGGTGAAGGTGGCCGAGATCCAGAAAACGCTGCCTAAGGGGCTGGTCATCACCCCGTTTTTGGACCGCACGAAGCTCATCGACAAGGCCATTGCCACCGTGGAGCACAACCTGGTGGAGGGCGGCGTGATTGTGCTGGTGGTGCTGCTGCTGCTGCTGGGCAACTGGCGCGCCGGGGTGCTCGTGGCCACCATGATTCCGCTGTGCATGCTGTTTGCGCTGGGCATGATGAGCCTGTTCGGCGTGTCGGCCAACCTGATGAGCCTGGGGGCCCTGGACTTCGGCCTCATCGTGGACGGGGCCGTGATTGTGGTGGAGGCCGTCATATTCCACCTCGTGCACCAGCGCGAGCAGGCCGCCCACGAAACCATGGACGACATGACCGAGGCGGCCGCCACGCGCCTCATGTCGTCGGCGCTGTTCGGGCAGCTCATCATCCTCATCGTGTACTTCCCCATCCTCTCGCTCACCGGCATCGAGGGAAAGATGTTCCGGCCGATGGCCCTCACCGTGAGCTTCGCCATCCTCGGGGCCATGATTTTGTGCCTCACCTACGTGCCGGCCGTTACGGCCTGGGCCCTGAAGAAGGACATCAAGGAGGAAGGCACCGTGGCCTACCGCATCATGAAGTTTCTGCACCGCGGCTACGACCCCATCATCCGTTGGGCCCTGGGGGCCCGGGTGGTGGTGGTGGGCGCGGCGGTGGCGCTGCTGGTAGGGGCGGGCTTTATTTTCTCGCGGATGGGCGGCGAGTTCATCCCGCAGCTCGACGAGGGCGACATTGCCCTGAACGTGACGCTGGCCCCCGGCTCGTCGCTCAGCCAAACCGTGGCCACCAACACCCGCGTGCAGCAGATTTTGAAGGCCAAGTTCCCGGAGATTGAGCAGATTGTGGGCAAGAGCGGCACCTCGGAAATTCCCACCGACCCGATGTCGCTGGAGGACAGCGACGAGATGGTCATCCTCAAAGACCACAGCCTCTGGACTTCGGCCAGCACCCGCGAGGAGCTGGCCAATAAGATGCAGGCCGCCCTGGCCGGCATCCCCGGCGTGAGCATGGAGTTCCAGCAGCCCATCCAGATGCGCTTCAACGAGCTGATTTCGGGCGTGAAGTCCGACGTGAGCATCAAGATTTACGGCGACGACCTGGGCGTGCTCTACGACAAGGCCAACGAGGCCGCCGGCCTCATCCGCCCGCTGGCCGGCGTGGGCGACCTGAAGGTGGAGCAAATTGCGGCCCTGCCCCAGATGCGCGTGACCTACAACCGCCAGAAGCTGGCCCAGTACGGCGTTAAAGTCAGCGACTTGAATACGATCCTGCGCGCGTCTTTCGCCGGCGACGTGGCGGGCCAGGTGTACGAGGGCGAGCGGCGCTACGACCTGGTGATGCGCCTCGACAGCACCCACCGCCAGGGCCTGGCCAACCTGCAAGACCTGTACGTGGACACGCCCGGCGGCCAGAAAATCCCGCTCGACGAGCTGGCCACTGTGGCCTTCCGCAACGCGCCCATTCAGATTTCGCGCGACGACGCCCGCCGCCGCATCAACATCGGCATCAACGTGCGCGGCCGTGACGTGCAGAGCCTGGTGCAGGAAATCCAGGGCAAGCTTGGCCAGGGCCTCAAGCTGCCCCCCGGCTACACCATCACCTACGGCGGCCAGTTCGAGAACCTGAACCACGCCATCGAGCGCCTTAAAATAGCCGTACCGGTGTCGCTGCTGCTCATTTTCCTGCTGCTCTACCTCTCGTTCCGGTCCATCAAGCAGGCGCTGCTGATTTTCACGGGCGTGCCGCTGGCCACTATTGGCGGCATTGTGGCGCTGTGGCTGCGCGGCATGCCGTTTAGTATTTCGGCGGGCGTAGGCTTCATTGCCCTGTTTGGGGTGGCGGTGCTCAACGGCATCGTGCTGCTGGCCAGCCTCAACGAGCTGGCGGCCGAGGGCGTGGCCTCCGTGCGCGACCGGATTCTGCGGGCCACCGAGGAGCGGTTCCGGCCGGTTATCCTCACGGCCAGCGTGGCCTCGCTGGGCTTCCTGCCGATGGCCCTGAGCACCTCGGCCGGCGCCGAAGTGCAGAAGCCGCTGGCCACGGTGGTCATCGGGGGCCTCATTTCGGCCACCTTGCTCACGCTGGTGGTGCTGCCGGTGCTCTACGGCCTCTTCACCAAAGACGGTGAGCCCAACCCCCGCGACGCCGCCAAGGCCGCCGAAGACGCCAAGCACGCCGCCGAGAAAGGGGAGGAGCCCAGCCAGGGCCCCGGCGCCCCGGCCCCCGACGGCCAAGGCCCCACCCATAGCCCCGCGCCGGCCAAGAAGCCCGCGGTAGCCGTGGCCACCGCCCTGCTGCTGGCGCTGCTGGGGGCCCTAAGCCACCCGGCGCAGGCCCAAAACACGCTGGGCTCGACGGCCGGCCAGCCCCTGAACCTGAGCGGGGCCCTGCAAGCGGCCGGGGTCCAAAACCAGTCGCTGCAAACCGCCGGCCTGCAGACCCAGCAGCAGCGCGCCCTGGTGCGCACCGGCCTGGAGGCCCCGCGCACCATCGTCGATTTTCAGCTCGGCCAGATTTCGGGGCCCCTGCGGGACCACACGTTCAACGTCATCCAGCAGGCGGCTTTCCCCGGCGTGTACCTCGCGCAGCGCAAGCTGCTGCAAGGCCAAAGCGTGACGGCCGAGCAGCAGGCCCGCCTGAGCCAGCGCGCGCTGGTGCAGTCCATCCGCAGCAATTACTACGGCCTGCTGGTGAGCTACCGCCGGGTGGCCCTGCTGCGCCGCCAGGACAGCCTGTACCGCCGCGCCGCCCACGCCGCCCTCATCCGCTACAAAGTGGGCGAAACCAACCGCCTCGAACAAGTGGCGGCCGAGGCCCGCGCCCGCGAGCTGGAAAACCGCCTGCTCACCGCCCTCTCCGACCTGGAGGTGCAGCGGGCGCAGCTGGGCCAGCTGCTGGGCAGCCCCGCCCCGGCCGCCATCGACACCACCGACGCGCTGGTGGCCCCGCTCACTGCTACCGATACGGCGGCCCTCTCGCCCGAGAGCAACCCCACATTGGGCCTGCTGCGCCAGCAAATAGCCGTGAGCCAACTGCAAACGCGGGTGGACCAACTGCGCCGCCTGCCCGACGTGCGGGCCGGCTACTTCCAGCAAACCCTCCGGCCCGAGTACCAGGCCCTGAGCGTGGTGCAGCTGGGCCTGGCCATCCCGCTGTTGGGCGGCGCGGGCCGGGCGCGGGTGGCCGCCGCCCGCCTCGGCGAGCAGGTGGCCACCGGCCAGCTCAGCTACGCCACCAGCCAGCTCGGCACCCAGCTGCGCACGCTGCGCTTGCAGCTGCGGCGGGCCCGCGCCTCGCTCGACTACTACGAGCGCACGGCCCTGCCCCAGGCCCGGCTCATCCTCGACACGGCCGAAAAGAGCTTCCGCGCCGGCGACATTGACTACGTTGCCTACGTGGTGAACACCGACCCCGCCTGGCAAATCCAAACCAACTACCTCGACCAGGCCCAGCGCTACAACGACCTGGTGGTGAGCGTGCAGGCCCTGACGGGTACGGATATTCCCACGGCAAAATAA
- the ureC gene encoding urease subunit alpha, translated as MSLLFSRRAYAEMYGPTTGDRVRLGDTDLLIEVERDYCQYGEECKFGGGKVLRDGMGQAAGIGQADALDLLITNALVLDYTGIYKADVGVKAGRIVGIGKAGNPHIMPGVTPGMVAGVTTEVVAGEGLILTAGAIDCHIHFISPQQIPEALAAGITTMVGGGTGPAAGTTATTCTPGAFYLEMMLKATEAYPLNFGFLGKGNTSKPEGLREQAEAGALGFKLHEDWGTTPAAIDQCLAIADEYDVQVCIHTDTLNESGFVENSTAAFKGRTIHAYHTEGAGGGHAPDIIKICGEPNVLPSSTNPTRPFTVNTLDEHLDMLMVCHHLDRNIPEDVAFAESRIRGETIAAEDILHDMGGLSIISSDSQAMGRVGEVITRTWQTAHKMRQQRGPLPEDAPGRHDNFRARRYVAKYTINPARAHGFADEIGSVELGKLADLVLWKPAFFGSRAEMIIKGGVIVQSQMGDANASIPTPQPSFSRPMFGSYGQAVGPTSIVFVSKASVAHVQATYGLTKQVVGVKNCRNIGKKDMALNDYLPNIEVDPETYRVTVDGVHLTCEPAEKLPLGQLYNLF; from the coding sequence ATGTCCCTCCTCTTCTCCCGCCGCGCTTACGCTGAGATGTATGGCCCCACCACGGGCGACCGGGTGCGCCTGGGCGACACCGACCTGCTGATTGAGGTCGAGCGCGATTATTGCCAGTACGGCGAGGAATGCAAGTTTGGCGGCGGCAAGGTGCTGCGCGACGGCATGGGCCAGGCCGCCGGCATCGGCCAGGCCGACGCGCTGGACCTGCTCATTACCAACGCGCTGGTGCTTGATTACACCGGCATCTACAAGGCCGACGTGGGGGTGAAAGCCGGGCGCATCGTGGGCATCGGCAAGGCCGGCAACCCGCACATCATGCCCGGCGTCACGCCCGGCATGGTGGCCGGCGTGACCACCGAAGTGGTGGCCGGCGAGGGCCTTATCCTCACCGCCGGGGCCATCGACTGCCACATCCACTTCATCAGCCCCCAGCAGATCCCCGAGGCGCTGGCCGCGGGCATCACCACCATGGTGGGCGGCGGCACGGGGCCCGCGGCCGGCACCACGGCCACCACCTGCACGCCGGGCGCGTTCTACCTCGAAATGATGCTGAAGGCCACCGAGGCCTACCCGCTCAACTTCGGCTTCCTGGGCAAGGGCAACACGTCCAAGCCCGAGGGCCTGCGCGAGCAAGCCGAGGCCGGGGCCCTGGGCTTCAAGCTGCACGAGGACTGGGGCACCACGCCCGCCGCCATCGACCAGTGCCTGGCCATCGCCGACGAGTACGACGTGCAGGTGTGCATCCACACCGACACGCTGAACGAGAGCGGCTTCGTGGAAAACTCCACCGCCGCCTTCAAGGGCCGCACCATCCACGCCTACCACACCGAGGGTGCGGGGGGAGGCCACGCCCCCGACATCATCAAAATCTGCGGCGAGCCCAACGTGTTGCCCTCGTCCACGAACCCCACGCGGCCCTTCACGGTCAATACGTTAGATGAGCACCTCGACATGCTCATGGTGTGCCACCACCTCGACCGCAACATCCCCGAAGACGTGGCCTTCGCCGAGAGCCGCATCCGCGGCGAAACCATTGCTGCCGAAGACATTCTGCACGATATGGGGGGCCTGAGCATCATCAGCTCCGATTCGCAGGCCATGGGCCGGGTGGGCGAGGTCATCACCCGCACCTGGCAAACGGCCCACAAGATGCGCCAGCAGCGGGGCCCCCTGCCCGAGGACGCGCCCGGCCGCCACGACAACTTCCGCGCCCGCCGCTACGTGGCCAAGTACACCATCAACCCCGCTCGCGCCCACGGCTTCGCCGACGAAATCGGCTCCGTCGAGTTGGGCAAGCTGGCCGACCTCGTGCTCTGGAAACCCGCCTTTTTCGGCTCGCGGGCCGAGATGATCATCAAGGGCGGCGTCATCGTGCAGTCGCAAATGGGCGACGCGAATGCGTCCATCCCCACGCCGCAGCCGTCGTTTTCGCGCCCCATGTTCGGCTCCTACGGCCAGGCCGTGGGCCCCACGTCGATAGTGTTTGTATCCAAGGCATCAGTGGCGCACGTGCAGGCCACCTACGGCCTCACCAAGCAAGTAGTAGGGGTAAAAAACTGCCGTAATATCGGCAAGAAAGACATGGCCCTGAACGACTACCTACCCAACATCGAAGTAGACCCCGAAACCTACCGCGTAACGGTGGACGGCGTGCACTTGACCTGCGAGCCAGCGGAGAAATTACCGCTGGGGCAGTTGTATAATTTGTTCTAG
- a CDS encoding urease accessory protein UreD, whose product MSTPAEWSELAVAQVQGRARLVASKSIQPLKILNPGAAHAACHVVLSSYGGGLVAGDDLRLRVHGGAGTRLCLSTQANTKVFKSIDGKWAAQHFAGTLAAGALAAVLPDPVVPQAGSRYRQTQRWALAPGALLLLADWWAAGRTDLGERFAFQNFTSETRISVAGRPLVLDRFHFDPAEHIATAPANFDRYETMLTVYLVGAPGEPRFAALAGALHALKMPVQDDPHFRLAGRACVVAVAQARPGVVVLRALAYHRQDADFIYHHLLQTLAKEEFLGYNPLARKY is encoded by the coding sequence ATGAGTACCCCCGCCGAATGGAGCGAATTGGCCGTGGCCCAGGTGCAGGGCCGCGCGCGCCTCGTGGCCAGCAAAAGCATCCAACCGCTCAAAATCCTCAACCCCGGCGCGGCCCACGCGGCCTGCCACGTGGTGCTGTCCAGCTACGGCGGTGGCCTAGTCGCCGGCGACGACCTACGCTTGCGCGTCCACGGCGGGGCCGGCACGCGCCTGTGCCTCAGCACCCAGGCCAACACCAAGGTGTTCAAGTCCATCGACGGGAAGTGGGCGGCGCAGCACTTCGCCGGCACCCTGGCGGCTGGGGCCCTAGCCGCCGTGCTGCCCGACCCCGTGGTGCCCCAGGCCGGCAGCCGCTACCGCCAAACCCAGCGCTGGGCCCTGGCCCCCGGGGCCCTGCTTTTATTGGCCGACTGGTGGGCCGCCGGCCGCACCGACCTCGGCGAGCGGTTTGCCTTCCAAAACTTCACGTCCGAAACGCGCATCAGCGTGGCCGGCCGGCCGTTGGTGCTCGACCGATTCCACTTTGACCCCGCCGAGCACATCGCCACCGCGCCCGCCAACTTCGACCGCTACGAAACCATGCTGACGGTGTACCTGGTGGGGGCCCCCGGGGAGCCGCGCTTCGCCGCGCTGGCCGGGGCCCTGCACGCCCTCAAAATGCCGGTGCAGGACGACCCGCACTTCCGCCTGGCCGGCCGCGCCTGCGTGGTGGCGGTGGCTCAGGCACGCCCCGGCGTGGTGGTGCTGCGCGCCCTGGCCTACCACCGGCAAGACGCGGATTTCATCTACCACCACCTGCTGCAAACGCTGGCGAAGGAAGAATTTCTGGGGTACAACCCGCTGGCGCGGAAGTATTGA
- a CDS encoding efflux RND transporter periplasmic adaptor subunit yields MPFNFKLYPALGALALLTACGSKSGDAAKKDAPAQAAAPAAPANPDQVSVSPAQEQAAGITFGTFERQNMTTEVQANGSVEVPPQNRVSITAVLGGYVQTVLVLPGERVRAGAPVATLRSPEYLTMQETYLQSKAKVRFLAEDLERQRVLDVEDVGAKRKLQMARSDYASEQATLRATAAQLRLLGISVAHLDATGQIVQSVPLTSPISGYVKAVNINPGQYVGPQDILVEVLNRDDLHLELKVFEKDVAQVKVGQKILFKVQNTGRIEELTARVFLVGKAFDDNARTVRVHAHLEPERTDLLPGQFVAARIQTAGARARTLPEGALIQAGELSYIFRAVGKDSGRTVFRRVKVRAGLPQHGDVAVTVLDPLPDTTKLVRKGAYFLDAELRKGEGGD; encoded by the coding sequence ATGCCTTTTAACTTCAAACTTTACCCCGCGCTGGGGGCCCTGGCGCTGCTCACAGCCTGCGGCTCAAAGTCCGGCGACGCCGCTAAGAAGGACGCGCCCGCCCAGGCCGCCGCGCCGGCCGCCCCCGCCAACCCCGATCAGGTAAGCGTGAGCCCCGCCCAGGAGCAGGCCGCCGGCATCACTTTCGGCACCTTCGAGCGCCAGAACATGACCACCGAAGTGCAGGCCAACGGCTCGGTGGAAGTGCCGCCCCAAAACCGCGTGTCCATCACGGCCGTGCTGGGCGGCTACGTGCAAACCGTGCTGGTGCTGCCCGGCGAGCGGGTGCGGGCCGGGGCCCCGGTGGCCACCCTGCGCTCGCCCGAGTACCTCACCATGCAGGAAACCTACCTCCAGAGCAAGGCCAAGGTGCGCTTCCTGGCCGAAGACCTGGAGCGCCAGCGCGTCCTCGACGTGGAAGACGTGGGCGCCAAGCGCAAGCTGCAAATGGCCCGCTCCGATTATGCTTCCGAACAGGCCACGCTGCGCGCCACGGCGGCCCAACTGCGGCTGCTGGGTATCTCGGTGGCTCACCTCGACGCCACGGGCCAGATTGTGCAGAGTGTGCCGCTCACCTCGCCCATCTCGGGCTACGTGAAGGCCGTCAACATCAACCCCGGCCAGTACGTGGGGCCCCAGGATATATTGGTAGAGGTGCTGAACCGCGACGACTTGCACCTGGAGCTCAAGGTGTTCGAGAAGGACGTGGCCCAGGTGAAAGTCGGCCAGAAGATTCTGTTCAAGGTGCAGAATACCGGGCGCATTGAAGAGCTAACGGCCCGCGTGTTTCTGGTGGGCAAGGCCTTCGACGACAACGCCCGCACCGTGCGCGTGCACGCCCACCTCGAGCCCGAGCGCACCGACCTGCTGCCCGGCCAGTTCGTGGCCGCCCGCATCCAAACCGCCGGGGCCCGCGCGCGCACCCTGCCCGAGGGGGCCCTCATCCAGGCCGGCGAGCTGAGCTACATCTTCCGCGCCGTGGGCAAAGATTCGGGCCGCACCGTGTTCCGCCGCGTGAAGGTGCGCGCCGGCCTGCCCCAGCACGGCGACGTGGCCGTGACCGTGCTCGACCCGCTGCCCGACACCACCAAGCTGGTGCGCAAAGGCGCGTACTTCCTCGACGCCGAGCTACGAAAAGGCGAAGGCGGCGACTAA
- a CDS encoding helix-turn-helix domain-containing protein, translated as MKKYEMIVERTATGYSAYNEGEGAYTVGTSFEELKANMVEVLNLALSDTGRTVGIGDVKITYDLKSFFDAYKVINAAALAKRLGMTQSLLSQYVSGNKKPSPTQTRRILEGVRAVGRELAEMDFAF; from the coding sequence ATGAAAAAGTATGAAATGATCGTCGAGCGCACTGCCACCGGCTACAGCGCCTACAACGAAGGCGAAGGGGCCTACACGGTGGGAACCAGCTTTGAGGAGCTAAAAGCCAACATGGTAGAGGTGCTGAACCTAGCCCTAAGCGACACGGGCCGCACCGTGGGCATCGGGGACGTGAAAATCACCTATGATTTGAAATCGTTTTTCGATGCCTACAAAGTCATCAACGCCGCCGCGCTGGCCAAGCGCCTGGGCATGACCCAAAGCCTGCTCAGCCAGTACGTTTCCGGCAACAAGAAGCCCAGCCCCACCCAGACGCGGCGGATTTTAGAAGGCGTGCGCGCCGTAGGTCGCGAGTTGGCGGAAATGGATTTTGCTTTTTAA
- the ureG gene encoding urease accessory protein UreG — translation MAFVDKLALLLHGHSHEAYDSPGDFQARETRRLPSYRDFRKRAFTVGIGGPVGTGKTALLKALCERLRNEFELGVVTNDIFTREDAEFLIRHSALTPERIVGVETGGCPHAAIREDISVNMDALEGLMTKFPALDFLFVESGGDNLAAHFSRELVDYSIYVIDVSGGDKIPRKGGPGITQSDLLIINKIDLKDLIRADLGVMERDSKRMRGEGPFLFARALDGFGLDEIIGHIHAAKARALAAVTPERRPL, via the coding sequence ATGGCTTTTGTCGACAAACTCGCCCTGCTGCTCCACGGCCACAGCCATGAGGCCTACGACTCGCCCGGCGACTTCCAGGCGCGCGAGACGCGGCGGCTGCCCAGCTACCGCGACTTCCGCAAGCGGGCCTTCACGGTGGGCATTGGGGGCCCCGTGGGTACGGGCAAAACGGCGCTGCTCAAGGCGCTGTGCGAGCGGCTGCGCAACGAGTTCGAGTTGGGCGTGGTCACGAACGACATTTTCACCCGCGAAGACGCCGAGTTTCTCATCCGCCACAGCGCCCTCACGCCCGAGCGCATTGTGGGCGTCGAAACCGGCGGCTGCCCCCACGCCGCCATCCGCGAGGATATTTCGGTGAACATGGACGCGTTAGAAGGCCTAATGACTAAATTCCCAGCCCTGGATTTCCTGTTCGTGGAAAGTGGCGGCGACAACCTGGCCGCCCACTTCAGCCGCGAATTAGTGGACTACTCCATCTACGTCATCGACGTGTCGGGCGGCGACAAAATTCCGCGCAAAGGGGGCCCCGGCATCACCCAATCCGATTTATTAATAATTAATAAAATCGACCTCAAAGACCTCATCCGCGCCGACCTCGGCGTGATGGAGCGCGACTCAAAACGGATGCGCGGCGAAGGCCCATTTTTATTCGCCAGGGCCCTGGACGGTTTTGGCCTGGACGAGATTATTGGCCATATCCACGCCGCCAAGGCGCGAGCCCTCGCCGCCGTCACCCCCGAGCGCCGCCCCCTGTAG